Proteins from one Penicillium digitatum chromosome 2, complete sequence genomic window:
- a CDS encoding integral membrane pth11 translates to MPSAIATGDFGPAPPGLNLAKNQTGNLLGAVIPVAVMGTTAVLLRLIARMKTKEAIKFAADDYLIIAALFFSWGTAISCFISIHYGNGYHLQSLNKAEFITVWKTLFAYVVIYATAVTFTKSSIVFFYGRIFSFRRSLGFCMFLVFGYWVTIVITVAVACRPLPYFWLAYTDPTSVGVCINVPAFFFGNGIAALLIDVTILCVPMPTIYRLQMQLSLKVAVMGILLLGSFVCVTSICRILALQRNTHGTDATWTMAPVFIWSCVEPFVGIICACLPTFGPFFRRWWAKVRTMRSSNNHSTNPRAERPSITTTWPRKPRVKMPPKDSFFGINEFDCVDEVELMNDPHVTRSLRDESMSDHQDVERGQSSGSIVRQDVDVTWDKCKTDKIS, encoded by the exons ATGCCTAGCGCCATTGCTACGGGTGACTTTGGACCCGCACCGCCTGGGTTGAATTTAGCAAAGAACCAGACAGGCAACTTGTTGGGAGCAGTTATTCCTGTCGCGGTGATGGGGACCACTGCGGTTCTGTTGCGATTGATTGCGCGAATGAAGACCAAAGAGGCGATCAAATTCGCTGCCGATGACTACCTAATCATTGCAGcgcttttcttctcttgggGGACAGCAATCTCCTGCTTCATCA GCATTCATTATGGCAATGGTTATCATTTGCAATCCTTGAACAAAGCAGAGTTCATCACGGTTTGGAAA ACTCTTTTCGCCTATGTTGTAATCTACGCCACCGCCGTCACCTTCACCAAATCCTCGATTGTCTTCTTTTACGGCCGCATCTTCAGCTTTCGCAGGTCACTCGGCTTCTGCATGTTCTTGGTTTTTGGGTACTGGGTCACCATCGTCATCACGGTTGCAGTAGCCTGTCGACCACTGCCATATTTCTGGCTGGCCTATACTGATCCAACGTCCGTGGGTGTCTGCATCAACGTGCCCGCATTCTTTTTCGGCAATGGAATTGCTGCCCTGTTGATTGATGTGACAATCTTGTGCGTGCCGATGCCAACGATATATAGGTTACAGATGCAATTGTCGTTGAAGGTAGCGGTCATGGGCATCTTGCTCTTGGGGAGTTT TGTCTGCGTGACGAGTATTTGCCGAATCCTCGCGCTACAGAGAAACACCCACGGAACAGATGCTACGTGGACTATGGCACCCGTCTTTATCTGGTCCTGCGTGGAACCTTTTGTTGGGATCATCTGCGCATGCCTCCCTACCTTTGGCCCTTTCTTTCGTCGGTGGTGGGCCAAGGTTCGGACAATGCGTTCATCAAACAATCACAGCACGAATCCGAGAGCTGAACGTCCATCGATTACAACGACCTGGCCCCGGAAACCCCGAGTAAAGATGCCCCCGAAAGACTCATTCTTCGGCATCAATGAATTTGACTGTGTCGACGAGGTCGAATTAATGAACGACCCACATGTTACCCGGTCATTGAGAGACGAATCTATGAGTGATCACCAAGATGTGGAGCGAGGACAATCCAGTGGCAGTATAGTCCGACAAGATGTGGATGTGACCTGGGACAAATGTAAAACCGACAAAATCAGCTGA